The DNA region GTTTGTAGGTGTCTGTGCAGGCAAGTTTGATAAACCAAGGTAGATCACAGtaagagctgtctatctcattagGGCCATAAAAATGCAAATGGACAATAAAAGCTACCTGGATCACTGCGTGAATGAGACCAATAAGCCAAGCACCAACCAGAAGCCAAATGCACATGCATGGACTTACAATGGTCAGGTAATGGAGGGGCTTACATATGGCCACATATCGGTCCAAGGCCATGGCTATGAGCAGCACCATCTCAGATCCACCCGGAACATGAAGTACAAAAATCTGGATGGCACACCCCTGGAAGGATATAGTGTTTTGCCCAGAGTACAAGTCAGAGATCATCTTAGGCACCGTTAAGGTAGAAAAACACAAATtcataaatgaaaggttggctaACAAGAAGTACATTGGGGAATGCAAGTGAGAGTCAAAAGTCACTATAAACACAGCCAGGAGGTTTCCCAGAACAATTGTTACATAAAACACTGTAGAGAAGGTAAGGAGGACATGTTGCATTGGTCTAGAGGTAGAAAGTCCCAAGAAAACAAATTCAGACACCTCAGAGTAATTTGCTTCATACATTGACTTTGTTGTTGTCTAAGTGtccaaaaaaaaggaatatattaGAAAGAAACATCGACAATAACAGATTTTAGctgtttttaaattctgttatAAAAAGTAATCTTCACTAATAGCTAAGAAGTACTTGGAAAAGTTCATGAAATTCATTtaaccattcaacaaatattcatgatGAACATTTTCTATATGCTACAACCTATGTTAAGATCTGAGGTAAAACACAGAGCTGACTTCCTGGGGTTTATAGCATAATGGTGGAGCTAACAATAAATAAGCATAAATACAGAGGTAAATTATGATAACATTGAAGGAACAAAACAGAGTACTGTGCAAACAGTGTATCTCGCCAAAGAAGTGCCTGCCCTGGACTCTGCTAAATATGTTGTTATTACTAAAATTTAAGTAAAGCTGTCCAGCCTAGGAAAATaccatgtgcaaaggccctgagacaggAGTCCAGTGAGGCAAGAAGATGAATCGTTGAAATCAGGCCTGATCGATACGCAGAGTGCAGACATGGCAAAGTCTTGTATTTCTGATGAGAACTTTGCTTTTTATCCTAAGAGCAATAGAAAGACATTGAAGGATTTTCAGCAGTAGTCTGATCATATTTCTGCTTTTAAACTGTCATAATATCTTCAATGCAAAGAACAGAATGAAAGGGCTAGAGTGAAGCTTTAAGTGACCTATCAAAAGGCTCCTAAAGAACCATATCCCATCAGTCTGGACAGGGTGAATTACTCAGCCTATGATGTTGACATAGCAGATGAAACTTGGAAAAATGACATAAGTTTCAAGTGGatacttaaatattaaaaaaagaaacagaacaaaagaaagcatagaatTATTTACACAAATATTAAGtggaaaaattcattttaaacatATCCCTGTTATTCCTAAAACCTGCAAAAAATATTGACAgtattcaaaaattaaaatttatgcattacatatgcatatgtatacacacatacacatagataTATAAAGATAGCatatacccagaaacccagtgccatcatataaatatatacatatataaaatatagataCAAGCACTCTGAAAATAAAAGTAAACTgtttaaaatagttaaaaatatctttaacataaaattagttCTTCCAaatagataaggaaaaaaaaatgtggtttactaatttaaaaataagtaaaatatataaagactATTGACAAAAGTAATACAAATAAGCAATAATCATGCCAAAGATAAAAATCTTATTAGTAGGGGGACTTTGGGGTCAATTGGCTTAACAAAGTTAATTAAGAAagtattctgcattccactttggtgtctggggtcttagaagcctgCGAGCGGCCGTCTTAAGACAGAACTATTCATTCTACCCTACccggagaaaaggagaatgaagaaaaccaaagactcaaggaaaataccagcccaaaggactaaaggactacATAGACTACATAAAGGACTcgtcattctgagaccagaagaactatatggtgcctagctaccaccaacaactgccctgacagggatcaaagCAGAAGAGTCCcaaacagagcaagagaaaaatgtagaacagaattcaaattcacataaaatgaccaggtttactggtctgacagagactggaggaactcccaaaactatggccccaggacactctgctaacccagaactgaaaacattcctgaagcccactcttcagacaaagattaggcaggcctataaaacaaaaagtaacacACTTGAAGAACATGCTTTCTACTACAATgaaatacaggagaccaaatgggcagctcctgtccagggacCGTAcaagatggcaggaagggacaggaactggacagattgtcacagggaacccaaggtggaaaaggggagcatgccgtcacattgtggggattgcaaatgtcacaaaacaatatgtgtatgaatttttgaataagaaattaacttgagctgtaaactttcacctacctaaagcacaaaaaactcCAACTCAGTaatcaaataaatgtaaataagatATATGTGCTACTTTGTACTGAGTAAATTAtcagtttttttaaattgatgATTTATCATGGATGAGACTATGAGGAAATACTCTCATATACTGATAATAGAGTGCGAGTTGATAGACCTTCTCCAGAAGgcacatttaaaatatacaagcttaacaacgactgtgaggttggcaaaggaccaggcagtgtttccttctggttgctatgaatcagaacctactcgatggcaccaaacaacacaaacgtcaaaagtttaaaattttccTTAATTATGACAGAATTCCATTTCAAGAaaatttccataatgtaataaCAACAGAAAAGCTAAAAGATTTAGCTATGGGAGCACTTATTACACCATTGTGTatagaaaaaaagatttaaaaatagcaGCTTAATGCCACAATAGGGAATGAATCTATTCATACTACTTCCAAATAGAGAATGCACTcaattatatatgtagaaaccATAACCTATTGATATTTTATACAAGTTGTTCATGATGTAAGTTTTCCTAAAaacagattataaaataaaatgtataagaaacccattttaaaatattgtatgcCTAGGAAAAAAACTAAGAAGATGCTTATCTTTAATCCTTATCAACAAATTGTTAATACCTGGGCTCAAATGCACtaggttgttgttagatgccatctggtcagttctgactcacagtgaccctatgtacaatagaacgaaacactgcccggcgctaagccatcctcacagccgttgctatgtttgagcccattgttgcagccactgtgtccaccaATTtcctattctgagtgccttccaacctgaggggctcatcttctggcactatatcagacaatgttccattgctattcataaggatttcactggccaattttttcagaagcagattgccaggtccttcttcctttctgTATTAGCCcagaagcttcactgaaaacctatccaccataggtgaccctgctggcatttgaaataccatcgGCATAGCTTCCGGCCTCGCGGCAACACACAcgctaccacagtacgacaaaccgacAGGTGAGTGGTGGCATATTTGGTTGAACCACATGAACCTTTCATTTGATCAAAAGGTTGTCAAATATTATCAGTTTTACAAAGTTCGATCTAACTAATATATTATATTTTTCTTACACAATTTCCtaaattattttcccttttaGCAACCAAACATTATTGAATTGATTACCACAGGTTCCCCACTTGCACTCCACCACGAATCTCTCACCCAGGCCCTACACCACTGACAGCCAGTCTTTCTCATGTTTTTACGCCACACTCTGCTACCCCGCACCATGCCCAGGCTCAGCTCGGACATGACCCTTCACAGCTTCAGCAGGAGAGCAGCAGAATCGGGTGGGAGAATCACAGACCCAATAGaggcaagaatagacttgacagcagccagGCCAAGCAGAAATGGGCATCCTGAGGGTTATGGATATGGAGCAGGAATGTAGCCAAGAGGAAGTCTTACAGGGTTACTGCTAGAAGGCCCTATCACAAGGGCAGTTATGGGGAATTTTATAGCCAACAActaagaaaaatagagaaatactGAGCTAGCGAGAATGAGACAATCCCTGAGATCAGTGGCAGTGGAAGTGACATTGCAAGGGACCGATAGCCAGTCTCTCTCTGAAAGGAACTCACCATGCAATGTATGGATTTTAAAAGATGCATattatgaactaaaaaaaaaaaaagtacattcagTGTTTTCACAACTATAGAAATGAACAAAACTATTTTAAAGGccgaaagaaaattaaaaaaaaaagtactgataGTTTTTTTCTGAGTGGTAGAAAATCaggtaatttccttttttctataTTATCCAAATGTTGAAAATTAGTTTATTAATAAACAAATTGTCTTCATTTGATACAGTTCAACAGGAGAGGAAAACATTGTCAACGAAAGATCAAGCTGGCTATTATAGTTGATATAAAGTTCAATATATTACCTCCATAAGGGGgagatctaattaaaaaaaatgagaatatgtGCACACATAACTTATAAAGGCAATGACACATAGAAATggccaataaaaatatttaattatgttCAATTCACTAGTCATTAAGAGCTtcattgcttttttgttttcccaatagataagcaaaaggaaagatagagagcaagagagagaaacagagagaattctcagtgttttcaaggtttcaATATAACAATTAGCTTTATACACTTTTGGAAGTATTACAAATTGACAATAATTTTTTATAATCTAAAATGTGCAAGTAAATCTGT from Elephas maximus indicus isolate mEleMax1 chromosome 10, mEleMax1 primary haplotype, whole genome shotgun sequence includes:
- the LOC126083790 gene encoding olfactory receptor 4F6-like, whose translation is MYEANYSEVSEFVFLGLSTSRPMQHVLLTFSTVFYVTIVLGNLLAVFIVTFDSHLHSPMYFLLANLSFMNLCFSTLTVPKMISDLYSGQNTISFQGCAIQIFVLHVPGGSEMVLLIAMALDRYVAICKPLHYLTIVSPCMCIWLLVGAWLIGLIHAVIQVAFIVHLHFYGPNEIDSSYCDLPWFIKLACTDTYKLEFMVTANSGFISMGTFFLLIFSYIFILVTVWKHSSGSLSKALSTLSAHITVVVLFFGPCIFVYMWPFPTVPVDKFLALLDFTITHILNPAIYTLRNKDMKMAIRRLSSHLLSLRKIS